One window of the Salvelinus namaycush isolate Seneca unplaced genomic scaffold, SaNama_1.0 Scaffold671, whole genome shotgun sequence genome contains the following:
- the LOC120042400 gene encoding DISP complex protein LRCH3-like gives MGEEAALVEQLRKNIESRLKVSLPSDLGAALTDGVVLCHLANHVRPRSVPSIHVPSPAVPKLTMAKCRRNVENFLEACRRIGVPQTQLCLPLHILEERGLPLVAGTVRALLELAPPKYTTSPATTTNPLAM, from the exons ATGGGAGAGGAGGCTGCTCTGGTGGAGCAACTGCGGAAG AACATAGAGTCGCGTCTGAAAGTGTCCTTGCCCAGCGACCTGGGAGCAGCACTGACCGACGGGGTCGTCCTCTGCCATCTGGCAAATCATGTGCGGCCACGATCCGTACCCAGCATCCATGTGCCCTCCCCTGCTgtg CCCAAACTGACGATGGCCAAGTGTCGGCGGAACGTGGAGAACTTTCTGGAGGCGTGTCGCAGGATCGGGGTTCCACAG ACCCAGCTGTGCCTGCCCCTCCACATCCTGGAGGAGAGAGGGCTCCCCCTGGTGGCCGGGACGGTACGTGCGCTCCTGGAGCTGGCCCCGCCCAAATACACAACCTCCCCTGCCACCACCACTAACCCTCTGGCCATGTAG